One window of Bacillus spongiae genomic DNA carries:
- a CDS encoding ArsR family transcriptional regulator, translating to MKSFSSPDTTETITLKVEWMPIWEVVLGIAGYTHEQLRHTFDMDQEWSLNKDSMSPTLVEHLKEITETNFWYGLIMLQNKLSASSVQEFSNGLTNLSVDSFYETLLPYKSREIEPIRKETAYQHDQSQSFEKYSTYFENHEFLGGYIRNLGHFSYQRICDLFNSVIKEYYNWISQQQDWEKWTQALTFEQKQNSVLDKTKPIEEIEKVTGGVNYLPEPSVWTVKMIPHVSYRPWLLEKRTPDTKLFFYPIKEEYLVAPGVPSTELVRGHKALGDELRLKLLYQLLKGPLSLQDLSLMFNISKTTLHHQLSLLKAAKFIQVEKGVYSVNLRQVHSFSDRLTNYLGVKI from the coding sequence TTGAAATCATTTTCTTCCCCCGACACAACTGAAACGATAACCTTGAAAGTAGAATGGATGCCGATTTGGGAGGTGGTTCTTGGCATTGCAGGGTATACGCATGAACAATTAAGACACACCTTTGATATGGATCAAGAATGGTCATTAAACAAGGACTCCATGTCTCCTACTTTAGTAGAGCATCTAAAAGAAATAACAGAAACTAATTTTTGGTATGGGTTAATTATGCTTCAAAACAAACTTTCGGCTTCATCCGTTCAAGAATTTTCGAACGGACTGACAAATCTGTCAGTTGATTCATTTTATGAAACACTACTACCCTATAAAAGCAGAGAAATCGAGCCAATTAGGAAAGAAACAGCCTATCAACATGATCAAAGTCAATCATTTGAAAAATACTCTACATATTTTGAAAACCACGAGTTTCTAGGAGGATATATCCGTAATCTTGGTCATTTTTCCTATCAAAGAATATGTGACCTCTTCAACAGTGTCATAAAAGAATACTACAACTGGATAAGTCAACAGCAAGACTGGGAAAAGTGGACTCAAGCTCTTACATTTGAACAAAAACAAAACAGTGTATTGGATAAAACAAAACCAATTGAAGAAATTGAGAAAGTCACGGGTGGAGTTAACTATCTCCCTGAACCATCTGTTTGGACCGTCAAAATGATTCCACATGTATCATACCGACCATGGTTACTAGAAAAGCGAACACCTGACACGAAGCTCTTTTTTTATCCTATAAAGGAAGAGTATTTAGTAGCTCCCGGTGTGCCTTCAACGGAATTGGTTCGTGGTCATAAAGCACTTGGGGATGAGCTTCGATTAAAATTGCTTTATCAATTATTAAAGGGACCTTTATCACTTCAAGATTTGAGCCTAATGTTTAATATTTCTAAAACTACACTTCATCATCAGCTCTCATTATTAAAAGCTGCAAAGTTTATTCAGGTTGAGAAAGGGGTTTATTCAGTGAACCTACGCCAAGTTCATTCATTCTCTGACAGGCTAACGAACTATCTTGGAGTGAAGATATGA